Proteins from a genomic interval of Streptomyces sp. Tu6071:
- a CDS encoding lytic transglycosylase domain-containing protein — protein MDVHEGKTPMRPLRIPRPRSRRLRGGLRGTAVAVAATALLNASQAPALVEGLTKHHKDAPSPVAAPLPPLPEVPTQGDDSYHVESPPVDPLKAPGARIPVVEVPLRRSSGLPATVLAAYQRAESSLAHSRPGCHLPWQLLAAIGQVESGQARGGDVDAHGTTRHRITGPALDGDGFALIRDTENGAWDGDPVYDRAVGPLQFLPGTWRRWGADGNGDGRADPNNIYDAALGAGRYLCAGGRDLATGGGLERAVLSYNYSRDYLQLVLRWLAFYRDGVHAVPDGTGVVPKSPGAGGDREATAPVGDGGKGNKGGGIVIGPQPGEEPEGKPSPGPGTTSAPPTGPSPDPSSGGSPDPSPSPSDPGSSPTGSTPPSEPPSGTPDPTASEDPGTPSPSACPSDSTTAPPPADEATPTEAPEPTESPCATPSP, from the coding sequence ATGGACGTACACGAAGGGAAGACCCCCATGCGCCCCTTGCGTATCCCGCGCCCCCGCAGCCGTCGTCTGCGCGGCGGCCTGCGCGGTACGGCGGTCGCCGTCGCCGCGACCGCCCTGCTCAACGCCTCGCAGGCCCCCGCGCTCGTCGAGGGCCTGACCAAGCACCACAAGGACGCGCCGAGCCCGGTGGCCGCGCCGCTCCCGCCGCTGCCCGAGGTCCCGACGCAGGGCGACGACTCCTACCACGTCGAATCACCGCCGGTCGATCCGCTGAAGGCACCGGGGGCGCGGATCCCGGTCGTGGAAGTGCCGCTGCGCAGGTCGTCCGGGCTGCCCGCGACCGTGCTCGCCGCCTACCAGCGTGCCGAGTCCTCCCTGGCGCACTCCCGGCCGGGCTGCCACCTGCCGTGGCAGTTGCTCGCGGCGATCGGCCAGGTCGAGTCGGGGCAGGCGCGCGGCGGCGACGTCGACGCGCACGGCACGACCCGGCACCGCATCACCGGGCCCGCCCTCGACGGTGACGGTTTCGCGCTCATCCGCGACACCGAGAACGGCGCCTGGGACGGCGACCCCGTCTACGACCGGGCGGTGGGCCCCCTGCAGTTCCTCCCCGGCACCTGGCGGCGCTGGGGCGCCGACGGGAACGGCGACGGGCGCGCGGACCCCAACAACATCTACGACGCGGCACTCGGCGCCGGCCGCTACCTGTGCGCGGGCGGGCGTGACCTGGCGACGGGCGGGGGCCTGGAGCGCGCGGTCCTGAGCTACAACTACTCGCGCGACTACCTCCAACTGGTGCTGCGCTGGCTGGCGTTCTACCGCGACGGGGTGCACGCGGTGCCGGACGGGACGGGCGTCGTGCCGAAGAGCCCGGGTGCCGGGGGCGACCGGGAGGCCACGGCACCTGTCGGCGACGGGGGCAAGGGGAACAAGGGCGGCGGCATCGTGATCGGGCCGCAGCCCGGCGAGGAGCCGGAGGGGAAGCCGAGCCCCGGGCCCGGCACCACGTCCGCCCCGCCCACCGGTCCGTCCCCCGACCCGTCCTCCGGCGGCAGCCCGGATCCCTCGCCGAGCCCCTCCGACCCGGGCTCCTCACCGACCGGATCGACACCGCCGTCGGAACCCCCGTCCGGGACCCCGGACCCCACGGCATCCGAGGACCCCGGCACCCCCTCACCGAGCGCCTGCCCCTCCGACAGCACCACCGCACCCCCGCCGGCCGACGAGGCGACACCCACCGAGGCCCCCGAGCCCACGGAGTCACCCTGCGCAACCCCATCGCCCTGA
- a CDS encoding TetR/AcrR family transcriptional regulator, which produces MSGATQHENRAGTAPRPDLRQRRRASVRREIALRAIELFDAQGFGETTVEQIAAAAGISLRTFYRHCAVKEEVLTPLLTEGVEELVRALAARPSGEPLVDAARTALLAGSSVNGADTRRTARVMLAEPALKARWLAAGRRAQDLLTPVVAERVGAGPGEGVVAAALAGMLVNVATTALEYWALHPDGEPLGVVTQEAFGAVAAFGRPGA; this is translated from the coding sequence ATGAGCGGAGCGACGCAGCACGAGAACCGCGCGGGAACCGCGCCCCGGCCCGACCTGCGGCAACGGCGACGTGCCTCGGTACGCCGCGAGATCGCGCTACGCGCGATCGAACTGTTCGACGCGCAGGGTTTCGGTGAGACGACTGTCGAGCAGATCGCCGCGGCGGCGGGGATCTCGCTGCGCACCTTCTACCGGCACTGCGCCGTCAAGGAGGAAGTCCTTACGCCGCTGCTCACGGAGGGGGTCGAGGAACTGGTGCGCGCGCTCGCGGCCCGGCCGTCGGGGGAACCCCTCGTCGACGCCGCCCGGACAGCCCTCCTCGCCGGCAGCTCCGTCAACGGTGCCGATACGCGGCGCACGGCGCGTGTCATGCTCGCCGAGCCCGCGCTCAAGGCCCGCTGGCTCGCGGCGGGCCGCCGCGCACAGGACCTCCTCACCCCCGTTGTCGCCGAGCGTGTCGGGGCCGGCCCGGGTGAGGGCGTCGTCGCCGCAGCGCTCGCCGGGATGCTCGTCAACGTCGCCACGACGGCTCTGGAGTACTGGGCGCTCCATCCCGACGGCGAGCCGCTGGGGGTCGTGACCCAGGAGGCGTTCGGTGCGGTCGCCGCGTTCGGCCGACCCGGGGCGTGA
- a CDS encoding MCE family protein, whose product MITRATLLKNIAFVVVAVLVLAYLGVRYADLGRYVGAADYYSVKVELPRTGGLFTHANVTYRGVSVGRVGDIGLTADGVEAQLRIKKSAPRIPEDAEAVVADLSAVGEQYIDLRPESDGGPYLGDGSRLAASAASVPRPVTDVLSGVDDLTTSVPLDDLRTVVDEFGKAFEGRGDDLRVLLDNGSDFVRAADRSFPQTRALIEDGRTVLRTQAEEAEAIKSFARGAKDLAATLKGSDADLRRLIMAAPGASEQISGVLRDLDPEIGVVLANLLTTSEVAVTRQRGTEELLVKLPQAVAIGSTAVDGGKLNLGMAVTFFKPLPCTAGYGGTRYRLGTDTSPAPALNTGARCTAPASSGVQVRGSANAPKGGAVPEPVRPGALALPSVRESGAASTGGDMADLLGVGSAS is encoded by the coding sequence GTGATCACCCGCGCCACGCTGCTCAAGAACATCGCCTTCGTCGTCGTCGCCGTCCTCGTGCTCGCGTACCTCGGCGTGCGCTACGCGGACCTCGGCCGGTACGTGGGAGCGGCCGACTACTACTCGGTCAAGGTCGAACTGCCGCGTACCGGCGGCCTGTTCACGCACGCCAACGTCACCTACCGGGGCGTCTCCGTGGGCCGCGTCGGCGACATCGGGCTCACCGCCGACGGCGTGGAGGCCCAGTTGCGCATCAAGAAGTCCGCGCCGCGCATCCCCGAGGACGCCGAAGCGGTCGTGGCCGACCTGTCGGCCGTCGGCGAGCAGTACATCGACCTGCGCCCCGAGAGCGACGGCGGCCCCTACCTCGGCGACGGCTCCCGCCTCGCGGCCTCCGCCGCCTCCGTGCCCCGGCCCGTCACCGACGTGCTCTCGGGCGTGGACGACCTGACCACCTCCGTACCGCTCGACGACCTGCGCACGGTCGTCGACGAGTTCGGCAAGGCGTTCGAGGGGCGCGGCGACGACCTGCGGGTGCTGCTCGACAACGGCTCCGACTTCGTGCGCGCCGCCGACCGCTCCTTCCCGCAGACGCGGGCGCTCATCGAGGACGGCCGGACGGTCCTGCGCACGCAGGCCGAGGAGGCGGAGGCGATCAAGTCCTTCGCGCGCGGCGCCAAGGACCTCGCGGCGACCCTCAAGGGCTCCGACGCCGACCTGCGCCGCCTCATCATGGCCGCGCCCGGCGCGTCGGAGCAGATCAGCGGCGTCCTGCGCGACCTCGATCCGGAGATCGGCGTCGTCCTCGCCAACCTCCTCACCACCTCCGAGGTCGCCGTCACCCGGCAGCGCGGCACGGAGGAACTGCTCGTCAAACTGCCCCAGGCGGTCGCCATCGGCTCCACCGCCGTCGACGGCGGAAAGCTCAACCTCGGCATGGCCGTCACCTTCTTCAAGCCCCTTCCCTGCACGGCCGGTTACGGCGGCACGCGCTACCGCCTCGGCACGGACACGAGCCCCGCACCCGCGCTCAACACCGGGGCGCGCTGCACCGCGCCCGCGTCGAGCGGCGTCCAGGTGCGGGGCTCGGCCAACGCCCCGAAGGGCGGCGCGGTGCCGGAACCGGTCCGGCCCGGGGCGCTCGCGCTGCCCTCGGTGCGCGAGAGCGGGGCCGCGTCGACGGGCGGGGACATGGCCGACCTCCTCGGCGTCGGGAGCGCATCGTGA
- a CDS encoding S1 family peptidase: MAHRARALLLTALALLTGGTLAAPPASAVIGGAPSTYGPWAVRMFVDGVPTCTGTAVAREWVLSASHCFFEQGQAVADKRISFRVGSLDATAGTLVHPVKGARRGSAEADMMLVKVPPMTVRTAPLASEGVHTGQRVRVYGWGATCEGDENACQSRVLKEADLRVVRPDDPRCAGHAGPGTSDFCMEKVKGIPAGGDSGGPVISVAPHGREKLVGVFDGSDRESTAEAGEIARQRKWLRGVIG, from the coding sequence ATGGCCCACCGCGCCCGCGCGCTGCTGCTGACCGCTTTGGCCCTGCTGACCGGCGGGACGCTCGCCGCGCCGCCCGCGTCCGCCGTCATCGGGGGTGCGCCGAGCACGTACGGGCCCTGGGCCGTGCGGATGTTCGTCGACGGCGTGCCGACGTGCACGGGGACGGCGGTCGCCCGGGAGTGGGTGCTCAGCGCCTCGCACTGCTTCTTCGAGCAGGGGCAGGCGGTCGCGGACAAACGGATCTCGTTCCGCGTCGGAAGCCTCGACGCGACCGCCGGGACCCTCGTACACCCCGTGAAGGGCGCGCGGCGGGGGAGTGCCGAGGCCGACATGATGCTCGTCAAAGTCCCCCCGATGACGGTGCGTACGGCGCCGCTCGCGAGCGAGGGGGTGCACACCGGGCAGCGCGTGCGCGTGTACGGGTGGGGCGCGACGTGCGAAGGCGACGAGAACGCCTGCCAGTCCCGCGTGCTCAAGGAGGCGGACCTCCGGGTCGTACGGCCCGACGACCCGCGCTGCGCCGGGCACGCCGGGCCCGGGACCTCCGATTTCTGCATGGAGAAGGTCAAGGGGATTCCCGCCGGGGGCGATTCGGGCGGCCCGGTGATAAGCGTGGCCCCGCACGGCCGGGAGAAGCTCGTCGGCGTCTTCGACGGCTCCGACCGGGAGTCGACCGC
- a CDS encoding SDR family NAD(P)-dependent oxidoreductase, whose amino-acid sequence MTGISFEGRVAIVTGAGGGLGRAHALDLAARGAKLVVNDLGGSIAGTGGGSAMADEVVAEIVAAGGEAVANYDSVATPEGGAAIVRSAVDAFGTVDILVNNAGNIRNAPFTDLKPEAIEALLAVHVKGAFYVTQPAFAVMREKGYGRIVFTASAAGVFGSPEQANYAAAKNAVLGISNVVALEGAPHGITSNTILPVSDSRMIADMNPETLAGVPKTPAHREPEMITAMVSYLASEANPYTHEAFSIARGRYGRVFTGVTEGYTVPFEAPVATADDIAAHIDEIRDRAVYHVPGSMVEEFSLVP is encoded by the coding sequence ATGACCGGAATTTCGTTCGAGGGGCGCGTGGCGATTGTCACGGGCGCGGGCGGCGGGCTGGGCCGCGCTCACGCGCTCGACCTCGCCGCACGCGGGGCCAAGCTGGTCGTGAACGACCTCGGCGGTTCGATCGCCGGTACGGGCGGCGGTTCCGCGATGGCCGACGAGGTGGTCGCCGAGATCGTCGCGGCCGGTGGTGAGGCCGTGGCGAACTACGACTCGGTGGCCACACCGGAGGGTGGCGCGGCGATCGTACGGAGCGCCGTCGACGCCTTCGGTACTGTGGACATCCTCGTGAACAACGCCGGCAACATCCGTAACGCGCCGTTCACCGACCTGAAGCCCGAGGCAATCGAGGCGCTGTTGGCGGTGCACGTCAAGGGCGCCTTCTACGTGACCCAGCCCGCTTTCGCGGTCATGCGCGAGAAGGGCTACGGCCGGATCGTTTTCACCGCGTCCGCGGCCGGGGTCTTCGGCAGCCCCGAACAGGCGAACTACGCGGCGGCCAAGAACGCCGTCCTGGGTATCTCCAACGTCGTCGCGCTGGAGGGCGCGCCGCACGGCATCACGTCCAACACGATCCTCCCCGTCTCCGACTCGCGGATGATCGCGGACATGAACCCGGAGACCCTCGCGGGCGTCCCGAAGACCCCCGCGCACCGTGAGCCGGAGATGATCACCGCGATGGTGAGCTACCTCGCGAGCGAGGCGAACCCGTACACGCACGAGGCGTTCTCGATCGCGCGTGGGCGCTACGGACGTGTCTTCACTGGCGTGACCGAGGGCTACACCGTCCCGTTCGAGGCCCCCGTGGCGACGGCCGACGACATCGCGGCGCACATCGACGAGATCCGCGACCGCGCCGTGTACCACGTGCCGGGGTCGATGGTCGAGGAGTTCTCGCTGGTGCCGTGA
- a CDS encoding nuclear transport factor 2 family protein has protein sequence MNRLTRPLLLAALALTLVAGGFAAWAGWSWYGAAHDDGPSYAAARDDALEAGEQAVQNLNTLDHAHFARGLDLWESSTTGDLHSQLVKGRDAFEEQVRTAGTVSTAKVLDGAVTELDERAGKARVMVALRVTVRASGQKTTDKDSRMLGELTRTRGTWKLSALGQAPVGGTASTETD, from the coding sequence ATGAACCGGCTCACGCGTCCGCTGCTCCTCGCGGCGCTCGCCCTCACCCTGGTCGCGGGCGGCTTCGCCGCCTGGGCCGGCTGGTCCTGGTACGGCGCCGCGCACGACGACGGGCCCTCCTACGCCGCCGCGCGCGACGACGCGCTCGAAGCGGGCGAGCAGGCCGTGCAGAACCTCAACACCCTCGACCACGCCCACTTCGCGCGCGGCCTCGACCTGTGGGAGTCCTCCACGACCGGCGACCTGCACAGCCAGCTCGTCAAGGGGCGCGACGCCTTCGAGGAGCAGGTGCGCACCGCCGGGACGGTCAGCACCGCGAAGGTGCTCGACGGGGCCGTCACCGAACTCGACGAACGCGCTGGGAAGGCACGCGTGATGGTCGCCCTCCGCGTGACCGTACGGGCCTCCGGCCAGAAGACCACCGACAAGGACAGCCGCATGCTCGGCGAACTCACCCGCACCCGCGGCACGTGGAAGCTGAGCGCCCTCGGGCAGGCCCCGGTCGGCGGCACCGCGAGCACCGAGACCGACTGA